The DNA window AAAGAAAGTTACGTAAAACTACAGTAAAAGAACAAAATATCACGTAAAAAACCCACATCAAAAGCAATCTTGAGAACAATACAACAaagcaatgaaaataaaaaaacatacaacaaAAGAATACAGCAATAAAAAATATCAAACGATAGCACAATATAACAACTGCACAGTTTTACTCTTTATTATGCTTACATTGTGGTGTTTTCTCATGGTGTAATGCTAATTAGGTATGGAGCTGCGTTGATGTGTTATTGAGATGTTGATATGTTGTGCTGTATTAGGTTGTGCAGTTGTGTTGTATTGATTTATTGTTGTGTTGGTGTACTGTTGTGTTATTATGGTGTCTTTATACTTTGCTTTGTGAGGCTCCTATGTTGCACATtattttgttggtgtgttgtgttggtgaattCTTCTATTGTACTGAATTGTTTTTTACTGTGTTGACGTGTgggtttactgtgttattgcatcgtGCTGGTATATTGGCTTGTTGTGCTctgttattgttttattgttgagatggtgtgtgttgtattgtgtttgTGAGGTGTGTTGTAATAATgttttgttgcaatgttgtgctgtTAGTACTCTCTTTTGATGTACTGTTGGTGTGACTAGGTGTGGTGTGTTTGTTCCATTATTCTGTTATTTAATTGTGCTTTCCTGCTGTGTTCCTGATGTGTTACTGTGTTATGTAATGTGGTGTGTTACATTGTGTTTCTGTTGTATGTTGCATTGTTGCTGTCCCTCAGGCGCAGTTCATGCATTTAAGCATGTACAAATGCTTTTGTCACACAATACTGCACGCAACTTGTCCCTTGGCTCGCACTTTGTCGGAGTTCCTTCTCCTTCAGCCACTGCCTTTTCAATCAAATCCAAGACAGTAACATGAATATCTACATTTTAATGTGTAGACAACACAGGCCAAACTCAATCTACCATATTCCATGCTGTCCCAAAATACGACAAACTGTAATACCACTGGCACTTTGTATGTTCAATACAAGTATCTGTCAGCCATGGTGACCAGCTAGAAATGCCCACATCATAACACTGTGAAAATGATACCTAGCTAACACGGGTCATAATATGACTATTGGCTTTTCATGTGTAAATTTTTCATCCTCATTCCACTACTGCGCAATTCCAGATCTTCAAGATCCATTTATTATTCTGTTTGGTGTATGCGTCTTTCAAACCAAAGCCTTGAGTGCTTACGTAGGCCATCTGTGGGGCAATGATGACACTTGTCAATTCGATTTTAAAAGTCTTTTAATGTTCATCAATACAATGTCCAGTGTACCAAAGTAGTAAAAGGTATATTTAATTGTCCATGAAGGTTTATCGATATTTCCAAAATACCAACGCCCCAACAACTGACAGAcagctaatgatgatgatgatgaccgtTGCCCAAACAGGAAAGCCATGTGCTGGAAGgtctaaaaaagaaacaaacaaattcGACGTAAGTGTTGGAAGGTTGGCCATGGAAGCAGTCTACACAAAAACTTGTCTCCTGCAATAGGACAGTACAGTATTGCCTCatcatatagaaaaaaaaaaacaacaataggaCGATCAAGGTGGTGCATTGCATTTTTGTAGTTCATTCAGTATGAGTTAAGGTAATACTCTTTCTATTTTGTCAATCTTTCTACATTTTTTACCGGTGCATAAATCTTTACTTAGACGTCTGGTTGTGTCTTGTCTCACATCTGGGAAGAAATTGTTGAGAGCGAGTCTGGCTACTTTCACCAGTCAGGAATAAGTGGGCCTTTAGAAACCTGGAAACTCTGATATATTCTCCTACAGTATGTGGAAAATTGGTACTCTTGGTACTTCTCAAAGCTTTATGTAAACTAAAATATAGAAGACGTTCTACTTCTCATAACTGTTAAGTGAATGTCATTGTACTACTCGCGATTGCGCATACTTTTTTGTGGACATCTTTCTGCTTCTTGCATATGCACAGAATTTTCTTTTTGTTATTATTCTTTCTTGTGCATAGGTGATTATCTGAGTACCCTGGTGTATCTCACAGGCTTAAATCATGCTAAAATGTTACTGCTCATTTAGAGTCCTCAAAAAACATGATGTATAGTTCATCTGACCCGAAGGTCACTGATATTTGTGAGGGACCACAAGAATTGCTGAGTCTCTGAGAAAGATAGTCAAGCCCATTCTGGGAAAACGCATACATTGTTCTTGATTTGGCAGAGGAAAGGCATGTATTTTGttgattaaagaaaaaataaacaaatagccTTTTAAAGACAAGGGGTGATGCGAAATATTATCGAGACATAGTGTAAAAACAGGAAAAGAGTACGTTATTAAATTTGCTTTAGACTATATTTATCTGGCAAAAATTCTGACAGTCCATCACAGAGCCACGAGTGTGAACATTTGTATTTTACAAAATCAGAATAGTGGCATCCTTACCTTTAAGAAGAATATCAACTTTCGACGTAATGGTTCCAAAGAGGTTCTGTGCCCTACATTCGTAGGTCCCACTGTGTACCCCTTGCGCAGAGATGATGGTGACTGTTGACCCATTACGTGAAGTTCGTATGCTTTCATTAGAGGGAAAATGCCACTTGAACACTGGAGAGGGGTTTCCTTCAGCGTAGCACTTCACCGTGAAGTTATCCCCTTTTTGGAAATTTGTCTTGTCTGTGGAAATATTAATATTTATCGGTGGTCCTGGGATGtgaaaaggaaagaaggagagcAATGTTTTAAGAAAGATGCAATATGATACAATATACTCTCACTGCGTCAAACTAACTGACCCTGTAGCTTAGTATTGATATTCATGTTTtgggaagaaaaaaacaaagtcccCACTGCGCATGGCATACGTTTCCATATGGAAATTCCTATCCATCAAACTGCACACTGCTCTTGATTCAAGACTAGTCGCAGAATGTTACTTCTGCGCAGCAAATGAGCTTTGACATCTGCCCTCTTTGCTTACAATAATCCTAAATACTGTCCAAAACAACCACTAGGGTATGGTGCAAGCTAAGCAATACCTAAAGagtgtttacaaatattgtaaaATGTCAAGATCTGTTACATTCCATATCCAATGGGAAATCAAGGACATATGTGACAGCAACCATAGTGGAGTTTAAGAACTTTGGcctagatgtacaaagctatttagttATTTAACATGTTATCGAGTCGCTAAATTGGTATAGGAAATCATAAGGTatcacaatttggaaggggtgtATTTAGAGCATCACTTCCAAACAGTGATTCCTTATTGTATGTAATATGTTTTTCAACCAAATCCATGTtgtaaaacagtaatactttaccaccaattCAAAACTGGTTGTAACCCATTCCTAAATGGGACGGGTTCCCCATGAGACCTCTTCCACtgtgagaaagtaaaaaaaaaaaaattaagagcaggcagtggtcccacagaccaatgCCTAAAGGTAAATGTATTACTtttttaacacatcccattttcctttaaaagactttacattatttaaaagcaatcacagacatggtggtctgctaaaacCAGCACATCCCCCAGATGGCTATCATTCCAGTCACAAACTGCGACCTTCCTCTGTACTACTTATTAGGGAAACCGATCTGTGACCCACTAGAAACCATCTTGACTCTGCATCACAGAGTAGGGGAGAGGCCTCTTCCCCTGTCAATTTTTACATCAGCCCATGCTTTGTCTGGGTCACCGATGGCTCATGGAGTAGGCAGAAGCTTCCCCTGTCAGGTTTCTGGTAGAAGAAATTCATGACGGTCATTTATCTCCTAATAGCCAAGAGAGGATGTCCCAGGCTCCGGGAGCTCAGCGAGTACACATCCTCATTGGTCCTTGCCATGCCATACCCCTGCATTGCTGAACTGTTAAGGTTGCAGTCACAGTGTCACTTTTGTGGCACCCAAGTGTGGAGTACGTAAACTACCAAAGCTGAAAGGATAGGTGGCACAGTCAAGAGTATGAACTTACCAACAATGCTGACAGATTTCCGGAGTGATGATGCATTGAAAACTTCCCCGTTGGGTCTGAGATCTAACACTGCTATacaactgtactcagccccttggtCTCTTCTATGGGCAGTGATGTTATGTGTGATGGTGACATCAGTGCTTGTAGGCGTGAGATCttcagagaatgtctctctatggAGTGTCTCAAACCCCCTCAAGATGGACAAGGATAGGTTTCTTTTTGGAGCTACTTTGAATGCTTGACATATCATGCTGTAGGACTCACCCACCAACATCTGTGGAGGGAAGTCAATGCGCACATCAATTGGGGCTTCTAGAAAAGAAGAAATGCAAGCATTAGTTTACCTTTTCTCAATTGTTTCCCATAAATGTTTACCTTTTTTCATTGCTTCCCATAAATGTATTCATCTAGTCGAGTACAGGTATAAAACAAAGTTGACATTTTATCATTATTTCCATACGCACAATACGCTCATGACAACATTCCAAAGTTTAAAGCGAAGCCATTCTCATACTCCATCGCTACTGTactgaatgttttatttttaagaCATGTTATGACAAACTAAATTCATTCTGTTTACATTTAGAATGCAGCAGACCAACACTTTGAAATATCATCTGCTCTAAGCCCTTTTAAGACGTTCTTCAGTACATTGTGGTCGACTGTGATTTCGTGGTCTATCTGTCTATTGCTACACATCATGAAGCAAGCAAAGAGATAAGGAAAGGGACAGCCTATGCACCACCTCTCTCTTGTGCATCCACATTCAAAAAGTATTGACGTTTCACATCTGAATACAAACCTAAAATGATTGGGTTTTGTTCAGGTGAAGATGATTAATTTCTAAGGAAACAGTGCCAACAGGGATAGGGAGGTCAGGGCACAGTTTTCAGGTCTCAGAACTCGAAGCATACTCAGAACCCCCTTAAGGTGGTTTGTGGATATGCACATACATACTAAGATCGAGGTAGATATTCCATCAAAGGTCTAAAAATACAGGTCAACTTAGAAGTTTATAtctttctttatttcttatttTATATCTAGGTAACACCTGATTGGGCATTTACTGTGTGTTCATGAAAATACATTCATGGCACCCACAAATTACAGGCAGGGTCATTTGGTTAAAAGGGGGTTGAAGGAATGGGGTTCAGTGATATAGCCTCTTGTGTGAGACTAAGATTGTTGTCAAAGGTCATTTTAGTTTATGTTTTGACAAGTAGAGTGTATATTGTAAACAGAATTTCCACCACCGGTGTAAATATATCCACTGGACAAGCACACATAACAGACAAGTGACTATGAGTAGGTTTCAAACAGATatgggcccatacttatactttctttgcgccacatttgcataatttattttgacgcaaatgcagcgcatacttaactccatatttatattttgatgttgcacacttctaacgccaaaatattggagtttgcacagttttgtagatgtgtgaacctaccttgcgtcaatgagatgcaaggtaggcgttcccatctaaaaaatggtgctatccccatagccccatatttatcccagtGCTAAAAtggcacacgggtgggaggaggggccaaataatggtgcaaagctagctcTGCACCATTgtttaatacctgggtcagaccaagtgttggggggcctgtggacccatttccgtggtcagacaccatggaatgggtcctcaggtgccctccccaagccccaggaacacccccaccagagggacagtaAGGATAAGTATGtttcaaacttttttaaagtgccattgggagccctgaagcaggcccccctacatggcacagggtgcactggccatgcccaggggatcttgtcccctttgctggccattggggtggtgggcatgactcctgtcttttataagacaggagtcatgtggtatggatggttttgcatcagaaaacgaGGCTACGCTGGTTgaaggcatttttttttactgtaaccagcctaacgtcattttttggttcaaaacccccttctcccataccgccaccccctcccggctaacatcattttttagacactagcccaccctttgcaccagcttgtggGGTTCCATAATTTTGGCCCcaggctggcactctggaatgacagaagccggtgctatactttttgatgcaaaactgcatttgtgcagttttgcgtcaaaaagtataaatataggccatggTTTCTAAGGATTTGGACTGCAGCACTATAGGCTTGAGCTGTAAAAGGGATTTTGATCTTCGCATCTGCACTTAATGGTCTTGTGGTATGTCAAATAGATTTCAGTATGAATAACTGAATAGAATTATTTTCATAATATTCAATGGTGGTCTTTCATACCCAGACCACCAATCGTAGAAACATTATGCCCTGATCCTTGTACACTGAAATTGCAAATGAATGCTTAGGAGAGCAAAAGATATTTCATTAAAACAGTGGTAGATGGAAAACCTTACTGTATGCAATACAATTtgcaagaaaaacaagttgtaataTCCGGGTCCCAAAATTAGATGCAGCTAGGCTGCCAATTATATGTATCTATC is part of the Pleurodeles waltl isolate 20211129_DDA chromosome 4_2, aPleWal1.hap1.20221129, whole genome shotgun sequence genome and encodes:
- the ICAM4 gene encoding intercellular adhesion molecule 4 isoform X2, which translates into the protein MCNNTIESRGWETSLRKDEGPMDRYWITANLLNITQWISAPLCFTIDSSSESRTTKITIVAYQAPIDVRIDFPPQMLVGESYSMICQAFKVAPKRNLSLSILRGFETLHRETFSEDLTPTSTDVTITHNITAHRRDQGAEYSCIAVLDLRPNGEVFNASSLRKSVSIVGPPININISTDKTNFQKGDNFTVKCYAEGNPSPVFKWHFPSNESIRTSRNGSTVTIISAQGVHSGTYECRAQNLFGTITSKVDILLKDLPAHGFPVWATVIIIIISCLSVVGALVFWKYR
- the ICAM4 gene encoding intercellular adhesion molecule 4 isoform X1, with protein sequence MRFSKWLICILAGASIIHRGAAAGIILDPCTPVIAGPNPVFVKYGGSISLNCTTMCNNTIESRGWETSLRKDEGPMDRYWITANLLNITQWISAPLCFTIDSSSESRTTKITIVAYQAPIDVRIDFPPQMLVGESYSMICQAFKVAPKRNLSLSILRGFETLHRETFSEDLTPTSTDVTITHNITAHRRDQGAEYSCIAVLDLRPNGEVFNASSLRKSVSIVGPPININISTDKTNFQKGDNFTVKCYAEGNPSPVFKWHFPSNESIRTSRNGSTVTIISAQGVHSGTYECRAQNLFGTITSKVDILLKDLPAHGFPVWATVIIIIISCLSVVGALVFWKYR